Proteins co-encoded in one Corynebacterium lujinxingii genomic window:
- a CDS encoding substrate-binding domain-containing protein codes for MIRFTRTTFIPLVATALVLGGCSEAQSNADSSATSTLEAVDTVTVTDNEGEKEVPLNPERVAAPDGRAAELLESWGVETVAPNAGPDVIFADEDIASGNVVLNFAPRDDEPFDRELIRQALEMGDIFGKQDEAEQIVGEFTQAVMRARETYNPAQTVEISSDELAQLADVIGFTPADGTPDWLLTVHPQDSDANHVYVAPEGAGWSIVTYTEILNDLSDQMQ; via the coding sequence ATGATTCGCTTTACTCGCACCACGTTTATCCCGCTCGTTGCCACGGCGCTCGTGCTCGGTGGCTGCTCGGAAGCGCAGTCCAATGCAGATTCGTCCGCGACCTCGACGCTCGAGGCCGTGGATACTGTCACGGTTACCGACAATGAGGGCGAGAAAGAGGTTCCGCTCAATCCCGAGCGTGTCGCAGCGCCGGATGGTCGCGCCGCCGAGCTGCTTGAATCCTGGGGTGTAGAGACGGTGGCACCGAACGCTGGCCCGGACGTGATCTTCGCCGACGAGGACATCGCTTCCGGCAACGTTGTTTTGAACTTCGCCCCACGTGACGATGAACCCTTCGACCGCGAACTCATCCGCCAGGCCCTCGAGATGGGCGACATCTTTGGCAAACAGGACGAGGCGGAGCAGATCGTCGGCGAGTTCACGCAGGCTGTCATGCGCGCCCGCGAGACTTACAACCCTGCGCAGACAGTCGAGATTTCTAGCGATGAGTTGGCGCAGCTTGCCGACGTCATCGGCTTTACCCCGGCCGACGGCACCCCCGATTGGCTGCTTACGGTTCATCCGCAGGACTCGGACGCCAACCACGTGTACGTCGCACCGGAGGGGGCCGGCTGGTCCATCGTGACCTACACCGAGATTCTCAACGACCTTTCGGATCAGATGCAGTAG
- a CDS encoding META domain-containing protein, with the protein MASKIAKTLSAATALAALAGGFFGAGAAHAQTSSVGPNVDVNKWVQMGWDTYNGTVLSNGSGFLLKPATGESLPADQAKAALTQPLAAKEDNSITLNFNDGRLSYSDGCNSGGASYSVDKRGTIKVGNLAETMRLCDPTTANKADELKAILRANPQVRLLDDDTVALAAQGKMIEFVKTAGE; encoded by the coding sequence ATGGCTTCCAAGATTGCAAAGACGTTGTCCGCTGCAACCGCGCTCGCCGCACTGGCGGGCGGATTCTTTGGCGCCGGTGCTGCGCACGCGCAGACGTCGTCGGTCGGCCCGAACGTGGACGTCAACAAGTGGGTCCAGATGGGGTGGGATACCTACAACGGCACGGTGCTCAGCAACGGCAGCGGCTTCCTGCTCAAGCCGGCCACCGGCGAATCCCTGCCTGCAGACCAGGCCAAGGCCGCACTGACCCAGCCGCTCGCCGCGAAGGAAGACAACTCCATCACCCTGAACTTCAATGACGGCCGCCTGTCCTACTCCGACGGGTGCAACTCCGGCGGAGCGTCCTACTCTGTGGACAAGCGCGGCACGATCAAGGTGGGCAACCTCGCCGAAACGATGCGCCTGTGCGATCCGACCACCGCGAACAAGGCCGACGAGCTCAAGGCGATCCTGCGTGCGAACCCCCAGGTGCGGTTGCTTGACGACGACACCGTCGCCCTCGCAGCCCAAGGCAAAATGATCGAGTTTGTGAAGACGGCCGGCGAGTAG
- the crtI gene encoding phytoene desaturase family protein, which produces MTRQDSAIVIGAGVAGMATAALLAKEGMDVTVVEKLSTHGGRAGNETVGGFRFDTGPSWYLMPDAFDHFFALFGKRTEDVLDLRPLDPAYRLFAEGEAPLDVTSGRDNAAKLFETIEPGAGDTLREYLDSAEEAYNLALEHFLYTTFRSLAPFAQVKGQYGKLARYLAEPLDRFVARRFSDTRLRQMLTYPAVFLSSHPARTPSLYHLMSHTDLTQGVRYPQGGFAAVMDAIYNLAVEQGVRFRFNAEVAAIDHSGRTATGVTLADGHHLTADLIISCADLHHTETRLLPKHKRTYPERYFAPRDPGLGTVLVMLGVEGEIPELAHHNLLFSTQWDDDFAAVFDGPAPQRPLGASRSTYVSKPSATDPDVAPAGHENLFVLVPVAAEAAIGHGNMYRERASEQVERIASDAIAQIEQWCGVEGLGERVVVKQTLGPADFAERYHAWSGGSIGPAHTLKQSAFLRGSNKSRKLDNLYYAGATTTPGVGVPMCLISAENVLKRLRGDTSSAPLAEDLP; this is translated from the coding sequence ATGACCCGGCAGGATTCGGCAATCGTCATCGGGGCCGGCGTGGCGGGCATGGCCACCGCCGCGCTGCTAGCCAAAGAGGGCATGGACGTCACTGTGGTGGAGAAACTTTCCACACACGGCGGCCGCGCCGGCAATGAGACCGTCGGCGGCTTCCGCTTCGACACCGGGCCGTCCTGGTACCTCATGCCGGACGCGTTCGACCACTTCTTCGCGCTGTTTGGCAAACGCACCGAGGACGTGCTGGACCTGCGCCCGCTGGACCCCGCATACCGGCTGTTCGCGGAGGGGGAGGCCCCGCTCGACGTCACCTCCGGCCGGGACAACGCCGCGAAACTGTTCGAGACCATCGAGCCCGGCGCCGGTGACACCCTGCGCGAGTACTTGGACAGCGCTGAGGAAGCCTACAACCTGGCGCTGGAGCACTTCCTCTACACCACGTTCCGCTCCCTGGCGCCGTTTGCTCAGGTGAAGGGCCAATACGGGAAACTTGCGCGCTACCTTGCCGAGCCACTGGACCGGTTTGTGGCCCGCCGCTTTTCCGACACCCGCCTGCGCCAGATGCTCACGTACCCGGCGGTGTTCCTGTCCTCGCACCCCGCTCGGACCCCGTCGCTGTACCACCTGATGAGCCACACCGACCTCACCCAGGGCGTGCGCTACCCGCAGGGCGGATTCGCGGCCGTGATGGACGCCATCTACAACCTCGCGGTGGAGCAGGGTGTGCGTTTCCGGTTCAACGCGGAAGTCGCCGCGATCGATCACTCCGGCCGCACCGCCACGGGCGTCACGCTTGCCGACGGCCACCATCTCACCGCCGACCTCATCATCTCCTGCGCCGACCTGCACCACACCGAAACCCGCCTGCTTCCGAAGCACAAGCGCACTTACCCGGAGCGCTACTTCGCCCCGCGCGACCCGGGCCTGGGCACGGTGCTGGTCATGCTCGGCGTGGAGGGGGAGATTCCCGAACTTGCCCACCACAACCTGCTGTTTTCTACGCAGTGGGACGACGACTTCGCCGCGGTATTCGACGGCCCGGCCCCGCAGCGGCCACTGGGTGCGTCGCGCTCGACCTACGTGTCCAAACCAAGCGCAACCGACCCAGATGTGGCCCCTGCGGGGCACGAAAACCTCTTCGTGCTCGTTCCGGTGGCCGCCGAAGCGGCGATCGGCCATGGCAACATGTACCGCGAGCGCGCTTCCGAGCAGGTCGAGCGGATTGCAAGTGACGCCATCGCGCAGATCGAGCAGTGGTGTGGGGTAGAGGGCCTGGGCGAGCGGGTCGTCGTCAAGCAAACGCTCGGACCCGCGGACTTCGCCGAGCGCTATCACGCCTGGTCCGGCGGATCGATCGGGCCGGCGCACACGCTCAAGCAGTCGGCGTTCCTGCGCGGGTCGAACAAGAGCCGCAAGCTGGACAACCTGTACTACGCCGGCGCGACCACCACACCGGGCGTCGGCGTGCCGATGTGCCTCATTTCCGCGGAAAACGTGCTGAAACGGCTGCGTGGCGACACCAGCTCGGCACCGCTTGCCGAGGACTTGCCTTAA